A section of the Methanosarcina mazei S-6 genome encodes:
- the hisH gene encoding imidazole glycerol phosphate synthase subunit HisH, whose amino-acid sequence MKRIVIIDYGLGNLRSVQKGLEHAGASPAISGNPEEILAADGIILPGVGAFIDAMKCLVPLKKTIAEFAESGKPMLGICLGQQVLMSSSEEGRLTDGLDLIQGRVLRFPKSELKVPQMGWNNIRVKQDHPLFKGIPDGSFVYFVHSYYVDTSAENTLASCEYGLEYAASVVNSKGNVMGTQFHPEKSGATGLKILRNFVEMC is encoded by the coding sequence ATGAAAAGAATCGTGATTATCGATTACGGGCTTGGAAATCTCAGAAGTGTTCAAAAAGGGCTTGAACACGCTGGAGCAAGTCCCGCAATCTCCGGGAATCCTGAAGAGATCCTGGCAGCAGATGGTATTATTCTCCCAGGAGTCGGTGCTTTTATAGATGCAATGAAGTGTCTGGTCCCTCTCAAAAAGACCATAGCCGAATTTGCAGAATCGGGAAAGCCAATGCTTGGAATATGCCTGGGGCAGCAGGTTTTGATGAGCTCTTCCGAAGAAGGCAGGCTGACAGACGGGCTTGACCTCATTCAGGGCAGGGTGCTTCGATTCCCGAAGTCTGAACTGAAAGTTCCTCAAATGGGCTGGAATAACATAAGGGTCAAACAGGACCACCCTCTGTTTAAAGGTATTCCCGACGGTTCTTTTGTATATTTCGTACACTCGTACTATGTGGATACGTCTGCAGAAAACACCCTTGCATCATGCGAATATGGGCTTGAATATGCGGCTTCAGTTGTAAACTCAAAAGGAAATGTTATGGGCACTCAGTTCCACCCTGAAAAAAGCGGAGCCACCGGATTAAAGATTTTGAGAAACTTCGTTGAAATGTGCTGA
- a CDS encoding Ig-like domain-containing protein, whose amino-acid sequence MGIQLFRHNEKAMELPINIVVMLVVAMVALATLISIIPTPTKEMSVFVESTGPAPGDLQTGNSIIVSSTTAQNPFTVSSEVRVTDKDGNPVRNANVILKGLGGVASNTTDINGVTVLTTPPGALVRLDPNQNEGTMDLKIIADGFYDYEKKDAVMIVKTR is encoded by the coding sequence ATGGGAATTCAACTATTCAGACATAATGAAAAAGCAATGGAATTACCGATTAACATCGTTGTGATGCTCGTTGTGGCAATGGTCGCTCTTGCAACCCTTATTTCGATAATACCGACTCCTACAAAGGAAATGTCAGTTTTTGTGGAAAGCACAGGACCTGCGCCAGGAGACCTTCAGACAGGGAATTCAATAATAGTAAGTTCTACAACTGCGCAAAACCCGTTCACAGTATCATCAGAAGTAAGAGTCACTGATAAAGACGGAAACCCGGTTAGAAATGCAAACGTCATCCTTAAAGGACTTGGTGGTGTGGCATCAAACACAACTGACATTAACGGGGTTACTGTTTTGACAACACCTCCAGGTGCGCTTGTAAGGCTTGACCCGAACCAGAATGAAGGTACAATGGACCTGAAAATCATAGCAGACGGTTTCTATGACTATGAGAAAAAAGATGCAGTCATGATAGTAAAAACTCGCTAA
- a CDS encoding LysE family transporter, with the protein MITFYIYILRSIPGGTIIELIKALVFGFTVGISAAIIPGPMMFATIGASFHKGWRAGPSIFMGHALVECILFMLILIGASSFLRQSIISYLSIVGGFVMVAFGLLMIKKAKEASTMDVSISASSLNLSSGSMSSGIITSALNPFSSTVSAGIITSALNPFFVAWWLTAGSAIILQEYLAGILSVLAFIIGHWIADFGFLLTVSSSFSRGTEIISQPTHQKLVYLCGGFMSFIGLWFMINNNNVLQ; encoded by the coding sequence ATAATAACTTTCTACATTTATATTTTAAGATCCATTCCGGGTGGGACTATAATCGAATTAATCAAAGCTCTTGTTTTCGGCTTCACTGTAGGCATATCTGCAGCCATTATTCCTGGGCCCATGATGTTTGCAACGATAGGTGCGTCTTTTCATAAAGGCTGGAGAGCAGGGCCTTCGATTTTCATGGGGCATGCCCTTGTGGAATGCATTTTGTTCATGCTTATTCTCATAGGCGCGTCATCTTTTCTCAGGCAGTCAATTATCTCCTATCTGTCTATTGTAGGCGGCTTTGTAATGGTAGCATTCGGGCTTCTAATGATTAAAAAAGCAAAAGAAGCCTCCACAATGGATGTCTCTATTTCGGCCAGCAGCCTGAACCTTTCCTCTGGTTCCATGTCTTCAGGGATCATAACCTCAGCCTTAAACCCTTTTTCGAGCACGGTCTCAGCAGGAATTATAACTTCAGCGTTGAATCCTTTCTTTGTTGCCTGGTGGTTGACAGCAGGCAGTGCAATTATTCTTCAGGAATATCTGGCAGGCATTCTTTCAGTCCTTGCATTTATTATCGGGCACTGGATAGCAGACTTTGGTTTTCTTCTAACCGTCTCATCCTCTTTTTCCAGAGGAACGGAAATAATTTCACAGCCCACACACCAGAAGCTGGTATACCTGTGCGGAGGATTTATGTCATTCATCGGCCTGTGGTTTATGATTAACAACAATAATGTCCTGCAATGA
- a CDS encoding AIR synthase-related protein codes for MDIEGYAKRALKKDPSNETGLEEQLASRILEIKSISSKRAHEIAAAVICEAKATLHTKGDVLSPTISGVAMGEFGVGSRGTGDFYVHSKLGEVIGNTGAVVDSSQLDDSGVVKIGDEYLVVTIDGIHSRLSDFPFLSGFHVARAALRDVYSMGARPLAMLSDIHVADDGDVAKIFDHIAGITTVSELTGIPLITGSTLRIGGDMVIGERMTGGVGAVGVTSSLTSRNRTRPGDLILMTEGAGGGTISTTALYYDMHDVVEETINIRFLEACEALLQSGLYKKVHSMTDVTNGGIRGDAREISKTAGVKMVFEEEKMRALVDPKVLSMLELLKIDYLGVSLDALLVIAPPEYAGEILETVRAAGVEIDIIGHVEEGSGAEIIVNGEVRDFAPRFRESAYTPVKKVHGEENPRDFEEMRDAIDRAAEEAINKKYRVLEKIKNKRKD; via the coding sequence ATGGATATAGAAGGCTATGCAAAACGGGCTCTTAAAAAAGACCCTTCAAATGAAACCGGACTTGAAGAACAGCTTGCTTCAAGAATACTTGAAATCAAAAGCATAAGCTCAAAAAGGGCTCATGAGATTGCAGCTGCAGTTATCTGCGAAGCAAAAGCCACTCTTCATACCAAAGGAGATGTATTAAGCCCCACTATTTCAGGAGTTGCTATGGGGGAGTTCGGTGTGGGCTCAAGAGGCACAGGGGACTTTTACGTTCATTCCAAGCTTGGAGAGGTTATAGGCAACACGGGTGCGGTGGTTGATAGTTCCCAGCTTGATGATTCCGGCGTTGTGAAAATAGGGGATGAATACCTTGTGGTTACAATTGATGGCATACATTCCCGCCTGAGTGACTTCCCTTTCCTATCAGGTTTTCATGTAGCCAGAGCAGCCCTGCGTGATGTATATTCAATGGGAGCACGTCCCCTTGCAATGCTTTCAGACATCCACGTTGCAGACGATGGGGACGTTGCAAAAATATTTGATCATATTGCAGGGATAACCACGGTCTCGGAACTTACCGGAATTCCTCTTATTACCGGGAGCACTCTCCGTATAGGCGGGGATATGGTCATAGGAGAAAGAATGACAGGAGGCGTCGGAGCGGTTGGTGTTACTTCCTCCCTTACCTCACGAAACAGGACAAGGCCGGGAGACCTCATCCTTATGACTGAAGGCGCAGGAGGAGGAACGATTTCTACAACTGCACTTTATTACGATATGCATGACGTCGTGGAAGAGACCATAAACATCCGTTTTCTTGAAGCCTGTGAAGCCCTTCTGCAGTCCGGCCTGTATAAAAAAGTCCACTCCATGACCGATGTTACCAATGGAGGAATTCGTGGGGATGCCAGAGAGATCTCAAAGACCGCAGGTGTAAAAATGGTCTTTGAAGAAGAAAAAATGCGGGCTCTTGTAGACCCCAAGGTGCTCTCCATGCTTGAGCTTCTTAAAATCGATTATCTTGGTGTTTCTCTTGATGCCCTGCTGGTCATTGCCCCTCCGGAATATGCCGGTGAAATTCTTGAAACAGTTCGCGCTGCCGGGGTTGAGATTGACATCATAGGCCATGTTGAAGAAGGAAGCGGGGCTGAAATTATTGTTAATGGAGAAGTCCGGGACTTTGCACCCAGGTTCAGGGAGTCAGCCTATACTCCTGTTAAAAAGGTTCACGGGGAAGAGAATCCGAGAGACTTTGAAGAAATGAGGGATGCAATTGACAGGGCAGCTGAGGAGGCTATAAATAAAAAATACAGGGTTCTTGAGAAAATAAAGAACAAGAGAAAAGATTAA